The DNA window GAGCTTCGAGCAAAGACAGCCCGGCTGCATACTTAGTGAGTGTTTCTATCATCTTTTCGTGGATGGCGTGACGGTATCCGGAACGCAGAAGTGTTATATTTTCCACGGTACCTTCCACCAAGGCCTCGCCGTTTGAACGCGGCAGCGCGAAACGTGGAGCCGCGTACCTGAAGTTTTCGGAGGATTCATGAAGAAACTCGGTCTGTCTGTCCTGACGCTTGGTGCGCTCGCTCTCGGAAGCGCACAAGCCGTCACCGTGATCAAGGTCGCCAGCATGTCACCTCTCTCCGGCCCCAGCAACGACCAGGGTCTTCAGATCCGCAACGCCACCGAGATGGTCATCAAGGAGAACCGTTCGGCCTTCCTGGCGATGGGCTTCGACCTTCAGTTCGTCGCCTACGACGACCAGGGCGATCCCACCACCGGCAACGCCAACGCCCGCCGCATCGCCGCCGACAACAGCATCCTGGCGATGGTCGGCACCATGAACAGCGGCGTGATCATTCCCAGCAGCGAATCGCTCGCACCCAGCCACGTGGCGATGGTGTCGCCCTCGACCACCAACCCCAAGGTGACCGACCGCGGCCTTGCCAACGTCAACCGCGTCTGCGCCCGCGACGATGCCCAGGGTCCTGCCGGGGCTGACTTCGCCATCAACACCCTGAAGGCCAAGAAGGTCTACATGCTGAACGACAAGACCCCGTATGGTCAGGGTCTTGCCGACGCCGCCCAGAAGGAGTTCCAGTCCAAGGGCGTCACCGTCGCTGCCTCGGAAGGCACCGAGGAGCGCAGCGACTTCTCCAGCATCATCACCAAGATCAAGCTCGCCAAGCCCGACGTGATCTACTTCGGCGGTCTATACGGCCAGATCGGGCCGTTCGCCAAGCAGCTGCGTGAATCGGGCGTGAACACCCCGGTCATGGGCGGCGACGGCCTCGACAGCCCCGACCTGCTGACCCTCGCGGGCGCCGGAGCCAAGGACGTGTACTTCAGCACCATCGCGCCACCCCTGAACGTGGTACCTGCCGCCAAGACGGTGGCTGTGCGCTACAAGGCCGCGTACAAGAAGGACATCCAGGGCTACGGCATCATGGGCTACGACAGCGCGACCGTGGTGGTCAAGGGCATCATGAGTGCCATGAAGGCGAACGGCAACAAGCTGCCCAGCCGCGCCCAGGTCGAAAGCGCCATCCGCAAGACCAACCTGACCACCGGCACACTGACCGGCCCCATCGACTTCAACAGCGTCGGTGACCGCGTGACCGCCAAGATGTACATTCGCCAGATCGACGCCAAGCTGAACGTCACGACCGCCGGTACCGTGGACGTGAAGGCTCCGAAGCCCTGATCGGCAGACACCAGTAACGAAAACCCACAGTCAAAAGGGGACAGTTCAGATGAGCTGTCCCCTTTTCGTGTCTCGCCGCGCTATTCCGCGCTCAGGACGTGAGCAGCCAGCGGCGAGAGGGTCACCTGGACGGGCGCTCCGACCGGAAAGGCGCTCGCCTCGTTGCCCTGGAGATCGGCCACCACGGTATTGGTGCCGACCATCAGGCTCAGACGGGTGATGGAGCCCAGGAAGCGCTTGTCGCTCACCCGCGCCGTCAGGTCGCCCGCACCGCTGCTGGCGCTCAGCTGGAGTTCCTCGGGCGCAGATACAGCCGCAGCCGCTGACCTTTTCGGAAAGCGCGGGCCGCTTCCACCGCGATGGGCGCACCCGTCCAGCCTGCCACTTCGATCAGGCCGCGTTCCTGATCCAGAACCGTCGCGTCCAGACGGTTGGCGGTGCCCACGAATTCAGCGACGAAGGGGGAGGCCGGACGGCGATAGATGTCTTCCGGGGTGCCGAGCTGGGCGATCTTGCCCTTCTCCATCACCACCACCCGGTCGGAAATCGCCAGCGCCTCTTCCTGATCGTGCGTCACAAACAGGGTCGTGGTGCCGGTTTCGCGCTGGACCCGGCGAATCTCGTCGCGCAGATTCAGCCGAACCTGAGCGTCCAGTGCACTCAGCGGCTCGTCGAGCAGCAACACCTGTGGCTCGATCGCCAATGCACGCGCCAGGGCCACCCGCTGCTGCTGCCCGCCCGACAGCTGATTGGGAAAACGCTGACGCATATCCGACAGGCCGATCAGCTCGAACAGGGTCTTCAGCCGTTTTTCGGTTTCGGCAGCGCTCACGCCGCGCACCTTCAGACCGAATTTCACATTGTCCTGAGCGGTCATGTTGGGAAAGAGGCTGTAGGCCTGAAAGACCATGCCCATCTGGCGCCGGGCAGCGGGCAGCGGCGTCAGGTCGTTGCCGCCCAGCAGCACCCGCCCGGTGGTGGGCACCGCAAACCCCGCCACGATCCGCAGCAGCGTGGTCTTGCCGCATCCCGACGGCCCCAGCAGCGTGACCAGTTCGCCCTTTTCCAGCGAAAGATTCAGCGGAGACAGAGCCGTGCTCGTGCCGTAGGTTTTGGAAATATTTTCAGCAGTCAGATAACTCATTTCGCTCCCCCGAGCTGAACCCTGCCACGCCCGACCCGTAGCATCACGAGCATGGCGACCCAGGTAATCGCCAGACTGATGAGCGACAGCGCGGCGGCAGGCGTGCCCTGTGTCTGTCCGATGTAATTGATGTAGACGGCGAAGGTATTGAACAGCAGCACGTTGGCGAGCGTAAATTCGCCCAGCACGATGGCGAGCGTGAGCAGTGACGCGCCCAGCACCGCGCTACGGATATTGGGCAGGATCACGCGCCACAGCAGCGTGCCCCAGCCCGCGCCCAGGCTCTGTGCCGCCTCAGACAGCGTTTGCAGGTCGAGCGCCCGCAGCCCGGTATCGAGCGTGCGGTACGTATACGGCAGGCTGAGGACCACGTAGCCTGCCACCAGAAACTGCGGCGTGCCGACAAACCATTCCGGCCCTTTGTACAGGGTCGTCAGGCCACCGACCAGCACGATGGGCGGCACCACAAACGACAGCACCGACAGTTGCCCCAGCAGATTCCGCAGCCCCGGCACCCGCAGATTGACCCAGAAGGCCGCCGGAATCACAAGCGCGAAGCTGATGATGATGGTTTCGACGGCCAGTCCGAACGACAGCCGGAAGGTTTCGTGGAACTTGGGGTCCTGCAAAATCTGAGCATAGGCCGAGAGATCGTATTTCGAGCCGCCCGCCCACAGGCTGTAAATCGCCATTCCCAGCAGGGGAACCAGAAAATACAGCGCCATGATGCCGATCCAGAGGCTGCGCCCGGTCTGGGCCACGAGATTCTGTCTCACGTCCGCTCCCCTCTTTCTGCTGCACTGTTCATGTTCATTTCCGCCACTTCGATCCGGCCCGCTCCAGCGCGGCATAGATCGCCATCGTCACGGCCATCACTGCGATGACCAGCAGCGCCAGCGCCTGCCCCAGATGCGGGTCCGAGATCACGTTGCCCGACAGCACCGCGCCGATCTGGAGCGGCAGCAGCGCCAGATTGCCGGAGGTCAGGGCGTAGGCGGTGGCGTAGGCCGAAAACGCATTGCCGAATAGCAGCACCGCGCTTGCCAGCAGCGAGGGAGCCAGAATCGGCAGGCCGACGTGTCGCCAGAACTGCCCCGCCGTCGCACCCAGATTCTCGGCGGCCTCGCGCCATTCGCGCCGCAGCCCTTCCAGCGCAGGCGCAATCAGAATGACCATCAGCGGAATCTGAAAGTACAGGTACACCACCAGCAACCCGCTGAAATTGAACAGGCTGAAGCCCGACCTGTTCAGATCGAGTCCGATGACCGCCAGGAGCCGGGTCACGATGCCCGTGGTGCCCAGCGTCGCCACGAAGGCCAGCGCCAGCGGCACGCCCGCGAAGTTGGCGGCCACACCGCTGAAGGCCACCAGCGGCGCACGCAGCCACGCCGGGCCGCTCTCACCCAGCACCGCGTAGGCCAGCAGGCCGCCGAACACCGTGCCCAGCAGG is part of the Deinococcus sp. KNUC1210 genome and encodes:
- a CDS encoding branched-chain amino acid ABC transporter substrate-binding protein, which translates into the protein MKKLGLSVLTLGALALGSAQAVTVIKVASMSPLSGPSNDQGLQIRNATEMVIKENRSAFLAMGFDLQFVAYDDQGDPTTGNANARRIAADNSILAMVGTMNSGVIIPSSESLAPSHVAMVSPSTTNPKVTDRGLANVNRVCARDDAQGPAGADFAINTLKAKKVYMLNDKTPYGQGLADAAQKEFQSKGVTVAASEGTEERSDFSSIITKIKLAKPDVIYFGGLYGQIGPFAKQLRESGVNTPVMGGDGLDSPDLLTLAGAGAKDVYFSTIAPPLNVVPAAKTVAVRYKAAYKKDIQGYGIMGYDSATVVVKGIMSAMKANGNKLPSRAQVESAIRKTNLTTGTLTGPIDFNSVGDRVTAKMYIRQIDAKLNVTTAGTVDVKAPKP
- a CDS encoding ABC transporter ATP-binding protein encodes the protein MSYLTAENISKTYGTSTALSPLNLSLEKGELVTLLGPSGCGKTTLLRIVAGFAVPTTGRVLLGGNDLTPLPAARRQMGMVFQAYSLFPNMTAQDNVKFGLKVRGVSAAETEKRLKTLFELIGLSDMRQRFPNQLSGGQQQRVALARALAIEPQVLLLDEPLSALDAQVRLNLRDEIRRVQRETGTTTLFVTHDQEEALAISDRVVVMEKGKIAQLGTPEDIYRRPASPFVAEFVGTANRLDATVLDQERGLIEVAGWTGAPIAVEAARAFRKGQRLRLYLRPRNSS
- a CDS encoding ABC transporter permease: MRQNLVAQTGRSLWIGIMALYFLVPLLGMAIYSLWAGGSKYDLSAYAQILQDPKFHETFRLSFGLAVETIIISFALVIPAAFWVNLRVPGLRNLLGQLSVLSFVVPPIVLVGGLTTLYKGPEWFVGTPQFLVAGYVVLSLPYTYRTLDTGLRALDLQTLSEAAQSLGAGWGTLLWRVILPNIRSAVLGASLLTLAIVLGEFTLANVLLFNTFAVYINYIGQTQGTPAAALSLISLAITWVAMLVMLRVGRGRVQLGGAK
- a CDS encoding ABC transporter permease subunit; the protein is MERSADARPEPPASDLDAALSAQPAATAVVSTVETLSAVPRPRAAAPDWRGHLSTLLFVGPLLVVMLAFLIVPAFAVLVGAFRFDGVDGAAGGWTLQHIRDLAQPQYVTGLKNSVFLSGASALLGTVFGGLLAYAVLGESGPAWLRAPLVAFSGVAANFAGVPLALAFVATLGTTGIVTRLLAVIGLDLNRSGFSLFNFSGLLVVYLYFQIPLMVILIAPALEGLRREWREAAENLGATAGQFWRHVGLPILAPSLLASAVLLFGNAFSAYATAYALTSGNLALLPLQIGAVLSGNVISDPHLGQALALLVIAVMAVTMAIYAALERAGSKWRK